In one Alistipes sp. ZOR0009 genomic region, the following are encoded:
- a CDS encoding CPBP family intramembrane glutamic endopeptidase, with the protein MITTKSVLFKIVISFLIIALTTLVTLLLGEAIFPNSANAVELLLKDGVKLTPQIQSLLLQMKLSQGVQTVGIFLIPAVVVLFVFYRKSGVLLPLTSKVGGYDVLYVLFLIIFSNTFLAVVAQYSQMLPWPKEFISGAEHNETLTKLLLIGTGYGDLALNLLIVAVLPAFCEEFFFRGFLQRVLMKWIKDVHLCILIAAVVFSAFHFDAVNFLPRFLLGAMLGYLFYWTGSLWLPIIAHFLNNAQFVVGMFVINKLKGSLGMGDIDASLSVSSFHLILSVAFIGLLLLSIYRRYMSVKDYRLLE; encoded by the coding sequence ATGATAACAACCAAATCCGTCCTATTTAAGATCGTTATAAGCTTCTTGATCATTGCCCTTACAACGTTGGTAACGCTGCTATTAGGCGAAGCTATTTTTCCGAACTCTGCAAATGCAGTGGAGCTTCTGCTGAAGGATGGGGTAAAGCTTACGCCTCAGATACAGTCGCTATTGCTGCAAATGAAGCTGTCGCAAGGAGTACAAACCGTCGGAATATTTTTGATTCCAGCAGTGGTGGTTCTTTTTGTTTTCTATCGAAAAAGTGGGGTTCTTCTTCCATTGACTTCGAAAGTTGGGGGCTATGATGTTCTATATGTGCTCTTTCTTATCATTTTCTCGAACACGTTTCTTGCGGTTGTTGCTCAGTATTCTCAAATGCTGCCTTGGCCGAAGGAGTTTATAAGTGGTGCGGAGCATAACGAAACGTTGACAAAGCTTCTTTTGATAGGAACTGGATATGGAGATCTTGCGCTCAATCTTCTTATAGTTGCTGTTCTTCCAGCATTCTGCGAGGAATTTTTCTTTCGAGGTTTCTTGCAGCGGGTTTTAATGAAATGGATTAAAGATGTTCACCTATGTATTCTTATTGCAGCAGTTGTTTTCTCCGCGTTTCATTTTGACGCAGTTAATTTTCTGCCTCGTTTTCTTTTAGGGGCAATGCTTGGCTATCTATTCTATTGGACAGGTTCACTTTGGCTGCCCATTATTGCCCACTTTTTAAATAACGCCCAGTTTGTGGTGGGGATGTTTGTTATAAACAAATTAAAGGGTAGTTTAGGCATGGGGGATATTGATGCAAGCCTATCGGTAAGTTCCTTTCATCTTATATTATCCGTTGCTTTTATAGGGCTTTTGCTTTTATCCATTTATCGAAGATATATGAGCGTAAAGGATTATAGGTTGTTGGAATAA
- the dusB gene encoding tRNA dihydrouridine synthase DusB encodes MKIGTIELGEQPLFLAPMEDVTDPSFRFICKEFGADMMYTEFISSDGLIRDGRGSVEKLNIYDYERPIGIQIYGHIIESMVEAAKIAEAAGPELIDINFGCPVRKIAGRGAGSGMMRTPDLMVEMTRQIVNAVKLPVTVKTRLGYDDSMKNIVEIAERLQDVGIQALTIHGRTRAQMYTGEADWTLIGDVKNNPRINIPIVGNGDITSPEKAKEMFDRYGVDAIMIGRATYGRPWIFKEIKHHLQTGEILAPPSVPERVEIAKRHLQKSVDIKGERTGILEMRRHLSSYFKGLPNFKETRMKLVTLATLEELFVVLDSINEKWGDNTDIQKEPYHSPLNGKS; translated from the coding sequence ATGAAAATTGGAACAATTGAGCTTGGTGAGCAGCCACTTTTTCTCGCACCAATGGAAGATGTAACCGACCCGTCATTCCGGTTCATCTGCAAGGAATTTGGCGCAGACATGATGTACACCGAGTTCATTTCTTCAGACGGACTGATCCGCGATGGTCGTGGCTCTGTCGAAAAGCTAAACATCTACGACTACGAGCGTCCTATTGGAATTCAGATATACGGTCATATTATTGAAAGCATGGTAGAGGCCGCTAAAATTGCCGAAGCGGCTGGCCCCGAGCTTATCGACATCAACTTTGGTTGCCCTGTTCGTAAAATTGCAGGCAGAGGCGCTGGCTCTGGAATGATGCGAACACCCGACCTTATGGTTGAGATGACGCGCCAAATTGTAAATGCCGTAAAGCTGCCCGTTACTGTCAAAACCCGCCTAGGCTACGACGACTCGATGAAAAACATTGTTGAAATTGCAGAAAGACTACAGGATGTAGGAATTCAAGCGCTAACAATCCACGGACGGACACGTGCTCAAATGTATACAGGCGAGGCGGACTGGACGCTTATTGGCGATGTCAAAAATAATCCGAGAATAAACATTCCTATTGTTGGAAATGGAGATATAACGTCGCCTGAGAAAGCAAAAGAAATGTTTGATCGCTATGGGGTAGATGCAATTATGATTGGACGAGCCACCTATGGCCGCCCTTGGATATTCAAAGAAATTAAGCACCATCTACAAACTGGAGAAATTCTCGCCCCCCCTTCGGTCCCCGAACGCGTAGAGATAGCCAAACGCCACTTACAAAAATCGGTTGACATAAAAGGAGAGCGCACAGGAATCCTTGAAATGCGACGTCATTTGAGCAGCTACTTCAAAGGCCTTCCTAATTTTAAGGAAACAAGAATGAAGTTGGTTACCTTAGCTACCTTAGAAGAGCTATTTGTGGTACTCGATAGCATCAACGAGAAGTGGGGAGACAACACAGACATCCAAAAAGAACCTTACCATTCTCCCTTAAATGGGAAATCATAA
- a CDS encoding alpha/beta fold hydrolase, whose translation MEKFVLFGGTPIFYIDEGKGAPVVLLHGYLESSLIWDDFASNLKKTNRVIRLDLPGHGLSGVNGEAHTMEYLADAVHYILDLVGVEKCTLVGHSMGGYVTLAFAQKYASRLNNFVLFHSTPNPDTEEKRANRDREIALVEEDKIELIARTNAPMAFARDNRKRFANAIEECIEMYAINEKEGIVALLNGMKIRQDMNEFLASTALPFMFIFGRKDNYISNEMADLLIAKYPQAAVLLLENSGHMGFIEESKVSLEAIQKFVG comes from the coding sequence ATGGAAAAGTTTGTATTGTTTGGGGGAACTCCCATTTTTTACATCGATGAAGGGAAAGGGGCTCCAGTCGTTCTGCTTCATGGCTACTTGGAGTCGTCGTTAATTTGGGATGATTTTGCCAGCAACTTAAAGAAGACCAATCGGGTTATTCGCCTCGATCTTCCGGGGCATGGCCTCTCGGGCGTAAATGGAGAAGCGCATACCATGGAATATCTTGCAGATGCGGTTCACTACATATTGGATTTAGTAGGAGTTGAGAAGTGCACCCTTGTAGGGCATTCGATGGGCGGCTATGTGACGCTGGCTTTTGCCCAGAAGTACGCCAGCCGATTGAATAATTTTGTGCTTTTTCATTCGACACCTAACCCCGACACTGAGGAGAAAAGAGCAAATCGAGATCGCGAAATAGCGCTGGTTGAGGAGGATAAGATAGAGCTAATTGCTCGTACGAATGCTCCAATGGCATTCGCCCGCGATAATCGCAAGCGCTTTGCTAATGCGATAGAGGAATGCATCGAAATGTATGCCATTAATGAGAAGGAGGGAATTGTAGCGTTGCTAAATGGAATGAAGATTCGTCAGGATATGAACGAATTCTTGGCGTCAACTGCGCTGCCATTTATGTTTATTTTTGGGCGTAAAGACAACTACATAAGTAACGAGATGGCCGATTTGCTGATAGCGAAGTATCCACAGGCAGCGGTTTTGCTCCTTGAAAATTCAGGGCACATGGGCTTTATAGAAGAATCCAAGGTGTCGTTGGAAGCAATTCAGAAGTTTGTAGGATAG
- a CDS encoding succinate dehydrogenase cytochrome b subunit, with product MSNIFSSSIGKKLVMSLSGLFLIVFLLVHLGINSLLMFDNTGRLFNLGAHFMATNPLIKVFEPVLALGFLLHIVWAFVLTLRNMQARPVKYAVNNQSGNATFASRNMFVLGVIVLGFLAIHLANFFVKIKFTGSPLLAEVDVDGVQMENAYALVVELFRNPIYSVVYVIWVIALWFHLTHGFWSAFQTIGLNNQIWIKRWKAVAYIYATIVAVGFAIIPLFFLLGLDA from the coding sequence ATGAGTAACATTTTTAGTTCTTCTATTGGGAAAAAGCTAGTGATGAGTCTATCCGGTTTGTTCCTAATTGTATTTCTGTTGGTGCACCTTGGAATTAACTCTCTTCTGATGTTCGACAACACAGGAAGATTGTTCAACCTTGGCGCTCATTTTATGGCAACCAACCCTCTTATCAAGGTTTTCGAGCCTGTTTTGGCGCTTGGATTCTTGCTACACATCGTTTGGGCCTTTGTTTTGACCCTTCGCAACATGCAAGCTCGCCCTGTAAAGTATGCCGTTAACAACCAATCGGGCAACGCTACATTTGCTTCTCGCAACATGTTCGTTCTTGGAGTGATTGTTCTTGGCTTCTTGGCTATTCACCTTGCTAACTTCTTTGTAAAAATCAAATTTACAGGATCTCCACTTCTTGCAGAGGTAGATGTAGACGGTGTTCAAATGGAAAATGCCTACGCCTTAGTTGTTGAGCTATTCCGTAACCCAATTTACTCTGTTGTATACGTTATTTGGGTGATTGCTCTTTGGTTCCACCTTACTCACGGTTTCTGGAGTGCATTCCAAACCATCGGTCTAAACAACCAAATTTGGATTAAACGTTGGAAAGCGGTTGCTTACATCTACGCTACTATCGTTGCTGTAGGCTTTGCCATCATTCCACTATTCTTCCTTTTAGGCCTCGACGCTTAA
- a CDS encoding fumarate reductase/succinate dehydrogenase flavoprotein subunit, giving the protein MKQFDSKIPAGPLAEKWKNHKAAIKVVSPANKRKLDVIIIGTGLGGASAAASLADLGYNVKVFCISDSPRRAHSIAAQGGINAAKNYQNDNDSVYRLFYDTIKGGDYRAREANVYRLAEVSGAIIDQCVAQGVPFARDYGGLLDNRSFGGAQVSRTFYAKGQTGQQLLLGAYAALNKGIARGNIKSYVRHEMLDLVIVDGKARGVITRNLVTGEIERHGAHAVVLATGGYGNVFFLSTNAMNSNGSAAWQVYKKGAMFANPCFTQIHPTCIPVHGDQQSKLTLMSESLRNDGRIWVPKKKEDVEKLRKKQIKASSIAEEDRDYYLERRYPAFGNLVPRDVASRAAKERCDAGFGVNETGLAVFLDFSTAINRLGQKTIEARYGNLFQMYEKITDVNPYEEPMMIYPAVHYTMGGLWCDYNLMTNIPGLYAIGEANFSDHGANRLGASALMQGLADGYFILPYTIGDYLSHEITTPKINTNTPEFEEAENAVKAKIEKLFSIKGKKTVDELHKELGHIMWDLVGMARNEKGLEQAIERIKVLREEFWKNVFVPGTNNSFNPEIEKALRLADFLELGEVMAYDAYNRNESCGGHFREEFQTEEGEAKRNDEEYTYVACWEYKGEGQKPELNKEPLNFEFIKVAQRNYKE; this is encoded by the coding sequence ATGAAACAGTTTGATTCTAAGATTCCTGCTGGCCCATTGGCGGAAAAATGGAAAAATCATAAGGCTGCCATCAAGGTAGTTAGCCCTGCTAATAAGAGAAAGCTAGACGTTATTATCATCGGTACTGGTTTAGGTGGAGCCTCTGCTGCTGCCTCTCTTGCCGACCTTGGCTATAACGTAAAGGTTTTCTGCATCTCTGATAGCCCTCGTCGTGCGCACTCTATCGCCGCTCAAGGGGGTATCAACGCTGCTAAGAACTACCAAAACGATAACGACTCTGTTTACCGTTTATTCTACGATACCATCAAGGGTGGAGACTACCGCGCTCGTGAAGCCAACGTTTACCGTTTGGCAGAGGTGAGCGGTGCCATCATCGACCAATGCGTTGCCCAAGGTGTACCTTTTGCTCGCGATTACGGCGGTCTTCTAGACAACCGTTCATTCGGTGGTGCTCAGGTATCTCGTACCTTCTACGCTAAAGGACAAACTGGACAACAGCTGCTTCTTGGCGCTTACGCAGCCCTTAACAAGGGTATCGCCCGTGGAAACATCAAGTCTTACGTTCGTCACGAAATGCTAGACCTAGTTATCGTTGATGGTAAGGCTCGTGGTGTTATCACCCGCAACCTTGTTACCGGAGAGATCGAGCGTCACGGTGCACACGCAGTTGTTCTTGCAACTGGTGGATACGGTAACGTATTCTTCCTTTCTACCAACGCCATGAACTCTAACGGTTCGGCTGCTTGGCAAGTGTACAAGAAGGGTGCTATGTTTGCTAACCCTTGCTTTACTCAAATTCACCCAACCTGTATTCCAGTACACGGCGACCAGCAGTCTAAGCTAACCCTTATGTCTGAGTCGCTACGTAACGACGGACGTATTTGGGTTCCTAAGAAGAAGGAAGATGTTGAGAAGCTTCGCAAGAAGCAAATCAAGGCTTCTTCTATCGCTGAAGAGGATCGCGACTACTACCTAGAGCGTCGTTACCCTGCATTCGGAAACCTTGTACCACGTGACGTTGCTTCGCGTGCTGCTAAGGAGCGTTGCGATGCCGGTTTCGGTGTTAACGAAACAGGTTTGGCCGTATTCCTAGATTTCTCTACTGCCATCAACCGCCTTGGACAAAAGACTATCGAAGCTCGCTACGGTAACCTATTCCAAATGTACGAGAAGATTACCGACGTAAACCCATACGAAGAGCCAATGATGATCTACCCAGCGGTTCACTACACCATGGGTGGTCTTTGGTGCGACTACAACCTGATGACCAACATCCCAGGTTTATACGCTATCGGTGAGGCAAACTTCTCTGACCACGGTGCAAACCGCCTAGGAGCTTCTGCGCTTATGCAAGGTCTAGCTGACGGATACTTCATCCTACCATACACTATTGGAGATTACCTATCTCACGAGATTACAACTCCAAAGATCAACACCAACACTCCTGAGTTCGAAGAGGCTGAAAACGCAGTTAAGGCTAAGATCGAAAAGCTATTCAGCATCAAGGGTAAGAAGACTGTTGATGAGCTTCACAAGGAGCTAGGCCACATTATGTGGGATCTAGTTGGTATGGCTCGTAACGAAAAAGGCCTTGAGCAGGCTATCGAGCGCATCAAGGTACTTCGCGAGGAGTTCTGGAAGAACGTTTTCGTTCCAGGAACCAACAACTCATTCAACCCAGAAATCGAAAAGGCACTTCGTTTGGCCGACTTCCTAGAACTTGGCGAAGTAATGGCTTACGACGCTTACAACCGCAACGAATCTTGTGGTGGTCACTTCCGCGAAGAGTTCCAAACTGAGGAAGGCGAAGCAAAGCGTAACGACGAAGAGTACACCTACGTAGCATGCTGGGAGTACAAGGGCGAAGGCCAAAAGCCAGAGCTTAACAAAGAACCACTAAACTTCGAGTTTATTAAGGTGGCTCAACGTAACTATAAAGAGTAA
- a CDS encoding succinate dehydrogenase/fumarate reductase iron-sulfur subunit — translation MENKLNLTLKVWRQADATSQGRFETYKVTDISTDSSFLEMLDIVNNNLIHEGKEPIAFDHDCREGICGMCSLYIDGRAHGPDDDITTCQLHMRKFKDGDTITIEPWRSAAFPVIKDLVVNRQAFDQILQAGGFVTVNTGGIPDGNAIPISKEKADESMDAASCIGCGACVATCKNGSAMLFVSARVSSLALLPQGKVEGARRAKSMVAKMDELGFGGCTNTGACEAECPKGISISHIARLNREFLCAKLAE, via the coding sequence ATGGAAAACAAGCTAAATCTCACGCTTAAAGTATGGCGCCAAGCCGATGCAACAAGCCAAGGAAGATTTGAAACATATAAGGTAACCGACATTTCAACTGACAGCTCGTTCCTTGAAATGTTGGACATCGTTAACAACAACCTTATCCACGAGGGCAAGGAGCCAATCGCATTCGATCACGACTGCCGCGAAGGTATCTGTGGAATGTGCTCGCTATACATCGATGGCCGTGCACACGGTCCAGATGACGATATCACCACCTGCCAGCTGCATATGCGCAAGTTTAAGGATGGCGATACCATCACCATCGAGCCTTGGCGTTCGGCTGCATTCCCTGTAATTAAGGACTTGGTGGTTAACCGTCAAGCTTTCGATCAAATTCTTCAAGCTGGTGGTTTCGTTACCGTAAACACAGGTGGTATACCTGATGGTAACGCAATTCCAATTAGCAAGGAGAAAGCTGATGAAAGTATGGATGCCGCCAGCTGTATTGGTTGTGGCGCTTGCGTTGCAACTTGTAAGAACGGTTCGGCTATGCTATTCGTTTCGGCTCGCGTATCGTCGCTAGCCCTTCTTCCACAAGGTAAGGTTGAAGGTGCTCGTCGTGCTAAGAGCATGGTAGCTAAGATGGATGAGCTTGGTTTTGGTGGATGTACCAACACCGGTGCTTGCGAGGCAGAATGTCCAAAGGGTATCTCTATCTCTCACATCGCTCGCCTAAACCGCGAATTCCTTTGCGCTAAGCTTGCCGAGTAA
- a CDS encoding CPBP family intramembrane glutamic endopeptidase encodes MGKILKIIGLPVLWTIFLAFPLAIITIGLQHLGLPAAVLDAASAILVDLFFFAGAIYLANKEGLLKRELFSTVSKQVSLYSFALFLLMAIPLTAFDTFFPLPDLVLKNINLSSFSFIIMAVIIAPIGEELLFRGFVTRILLNRYSPTKAIFLSALIFGLIHVNPAQIPGAFLMGLLFGWIFYKTGSIIPGMILHFINNAICCIPNIDRYDTTVLNNGMAVLVASVVASAAFVLLFLKAHVEIRRIG; translated from the coding sequence ATGGGTAAAATCTTAAAAATTATCGGACTTCCGGTTCTCTGGACCATTTTTCTTGCATTCCCTCTCGCCATTATCACGATCGGGCTCCAACATCTAGGCTTACCAGCAGCGGTACTTGATGCAGCTAGCGCCATCCTCGTAGATCTTTTCTTTTTTGCAGGAGCCATTTACCTAGCCAACAAGGAGGGCCTGCTAAAAAGGGAGCTATTCTCAACCGTATCCAAGCAGGTAAGCCTGTACAGCTTTGCGCTCTTCCTGCTCATGGCTATCCCGCTTACCGCCTTTGATACATTCTTCCCGCTCCCCGACCTGGTACTTAAAAACATCAACCTCTCATCCTTTTCGTTTATCATCATGGCGGTAATTATTGCCCCCATAGGCGAGGAGCTCCTATTCCGAGGCTTTGTTACCCGAATACTCCTCAACAGGTACTCCCCTACAAAGGCAATCTTCCTTTCTGCCCTTATTTTTGGCCTAATACACGTCAATCCGGCACAAATCCCCGGAGCGTTTTTAATGGGCCTTCTTTTCGGTTGGATTTTCTACAAAACGGGCAGCATCATCCCTGGCATGATACTACACTTCATAAATAACGCCATCTGCTGCATCCCCAACATCGACAGGTACGATACAACGGTACTAAACAACGGGATGGCAGTACTGGTAGCATCCGTTGTGGCCTCCGCTGCGTTTGTGCTGCTATTCCTAAAGGCGCACGTCGAAATAAGGCGGATAGGCTAG
- a CDS encoding outer membrane beta-barrel protein: MKNILYTILGVAFAVSLSGQNVKTITGRILNEQGKPLKYVSVIATKMGEAKHFKGTLSSDDGKFHLIVPQDQALKVDVVSLGYKPIQKLVSADSNTTINLGDIQLTPAPIQLQEVVVKPLVEVSAGEIVYNITADPEREKSTMLQILGKVPHIKVDIDGNITMGETNSSNYVITRNGRVDALFDTRRLSLSQIMNRLSAMGFTKVCVVTNPPLKYGKVDYLLDIITDKSNLVSGAIGSTTLEDNIQKGSTPIQVGIIGSVENDLRGSTGVNFTNTSAPGAGVFRSRRYIASDSLLTSQQKDKSSGKEYGSNLMMSYDISPKQYLLVDVNYNKRSAHVGQSSLSSESLHGIVVNEYATDLKRQQENSSFSTNITLELQLRKPTNSLSLSYLFSANPQNTNEWLTSNELDGSNPSSSLSQYNAQQTNHKLQIRYQNYSSRKILWNVSAGFTNTAFDNTNRRFIFTKTGSKIEDANALNQLSQNHRLMEGTAVFICNIYKKLQFTGLANANYLLNAGGLTFITSNGTTHIHQNGLNLAPSLSFQYLVNEAKSITISFGYSFTQTRPSPSQLGTLSSTGNPNFIQKGNPNLRSQLLHTISTRYSSFSVNYSFSNNQITPYNYLNREGQIVSSWQNGGSYKSISIEYPLISILSKNSASLYLTSGTNLTGSKTSTGEQTRSISMHCIMPCRVRITKNFSTSLITNYYETWSKGYQQTRNSIPVYLIWSARYNVVIKDKTTWELLMQCSLLDWSKARTSTTHAADFEYVERIERNATPIFLSIKYNFGRFNVKPVRGSQNKAAITGYSASETKTN; encoded by the coding sequence TTGAAAAATATACTCTACACAATCCTAGGTGTTGCCTTTGCTGTATCCCTATCTGGCCAAAACGTAAAAACCATCACCGGCCGCATACTCAATGAACAAGGAAAGCCTCTTAAGTACGTCTCCGTTATTGCTACAAAAATGGGAGAAGCAAAACACTTTAAAGGGACCCTTTCTTCCGACGATGGTAAATTTCATCTTATCGTACCACAAGATCAAGCACTTAAGGTTGATGTTGTTTCTCTTGGCTACAAACCCATCCAAAAATTGGTAAGTGCCGATTCAAATACAACCATAAATTTGGGCGATATACAGCTAACACCTGCACCAATACAACTCCAAGAGGTGGTTGTAAAACCCTTAGTGGAAGTTTCGGCTGGCGAGATAGTTTACAACATTACCGCCGATCCCGAACGCGAAAAATCGACCATGCTGCAAATTCTCGGTAAAGTGCCGCATATAAAGGTAGACATTGATGGAAACATTACGATGGGCGAAACCAATAGCAGCAACTACGTAATTACGAGAAACGGCAGAGTCGACGCGCTATTCGATACGCGCAGGCTGTCGCTCTCCCAAATAATGAATAGGCTGTCGGCCATGGGATTTACAAAGGTGTGCGTAGTTACTAACCCTCCATTGAAGTATGGCAAGGTAGACTACCTGCTAGACATTATTACAGACAAGAGCAACCTCGTATCTGGAGCAATAGGCAGTACTACGCTTGAAGACAATATCCAAAAAGGATCTACCCCAATTCAAGTAGGCATAATTGGAAGCGTTGAAAACGACCTAAGAGGTTCTACAGGGGTAAATTTCACCAATACCAGCGCACCCGGGGCTGGGGTGTTTCGCAGCAGGCGCTACATTGCTTCCGATTCGTTGCTTACATCCCAACAAAAGGACAAGAGCTCGGGAAAAGAGTACGGATCGAATTTAATGATGAGCTACGACATTAGCCCCAAGCAGTACTTGTTGGTAGATGTAAACTACAACAAAAGGAGCGCTCATGTTGGGCAAAGCAGCCTTTCTAGCGAGAGCCTACATGGCATTGTAGTAAACGAGTACGCTACTGACTTGAAGCGCCAGCAAGAAAACAGTTCCTTCAGCACCAACATTACCCTAGAGCTGCAACTTCGTAAGCCCACCAATAGCTTAAGCCTATCGTACCTATTTAGCGCCAACCCCCAAAATACAAATGAGTGGCTAACCTCTAACGAATTAGATGGCAGCAACCCCAGCAGCAGCTTAAGCCAGTACAACGCTCAGCAAACAAACCACAAGCTACAGATCCGCTACCAAAACTACTCCTCGAGAAAAATCTTGTGGAATGTATCTGCTGGTTTTACCAATACCGCATTCGACAACACCAACCGTCGATTCATTTTTACCAAAACAGGAAGCAAAATTGAGGACGCAAATGCCCTCAACCAGCTAAGCCAAAACCACCGGTTGATGGAAGGTACTGCAGTTTTTATTTGCAATATTTACAAGAAACTCCAATTTACAGGTTTAGCAAATGCTAACTACCTACTAAACGCAGGAGGGCTTACGTTCATCACCAGTAATGGCACCACCCACATACACCAAAATGGCTTAAATTTAGCCCCCTCGTTAAGTTTTCAATATCTGGTGAATGAGGCAAAAAGCATAACAATTTCATTTGGATACTCCTTTACACAAACGCGTCCCAGCCCTAGCCAGTTGGGCACGCTAAGCAGTACCGGTAATCCAAATTTTATTCAAAAGGGTAATCCAAATCTTCGCTCGCAGCTCCTGCATACTATTTCCACCCGCTACAGCAGCTTTTCTGTTAACTACTCTTTCTCTAACAACCAAATTACGCCCTATAACTATTTAAATAGGGAAGGGCAGATAGTGAGCAGCTGGCAAAATGGTGGTTCCTATAAAAGCATTTCCATAGAATACCCTCTAATTTCAATACTCTCTAAGAACAGCGCTAGCTTATATTTAACTTCTGGTACAAATCTCACAGGCTCCAAAACATCTACAGGAGAGCAAACTAGGAGTATTAGCATGCATTGCATTATGCCATGTAGAGTCCGCATTACTAAAAACTTCAGTACCTCGCTAATAACCAACTATTACGAGACATGGAGCAAGGGATACCAGCAGACCCGAAATTCTATACCCGTATATTTAATCTGGTCCGCTAGATATAATGTAGTAATCAAAGACAAAACGACTTGGGAGCTACTTATGCAATGTAGCCTTTTGGATTGGAGCAAGGCTCGCACCTCCACTACGCATGCTGCCGATTTCGAATATGTGGAACGAATAGAAAGAAATGCAACTCCCATCTTCCTTAGTATCAAATACAACTTCGGTCGATTTAACGTAAAACCAGTGCGTGGCTCCCAAAATAAGGCTGCTATAACCGGATACTCTGCTAGCGAAACCAAAACCAACTAG
- a CDS encoding DedA family protein, with the protein MQHLIDFILHIDKHLLEIVTDYQTWTYLILFAIIFCETGLVVTPFLPGDSLLFAAGAIAAMPGNPIDVNLLVPMLLLAAVLGDNTNYWIGHFIGDRIYHKDYKLIKRSYIDKTHSFYEKHGRITLIVARFMPIIRTFAPFVAGVGHMKYVRFFSFSLIGNVLWVCLFTYAGNFFGNIPVIKQNFTLVVFAIIGISLVPPVYTFIKVKYFSR; encoded by the coding sequence ATTCAACACCTTATCGACTTTATTCTGCACATCGATAAGCATCTTTTAGAGATTGTTACCGACTACCAAACGTGGACCTACCTGATCCTCTTCGCCATCATCTTTTGCGAAACGGGGCTGGTGGTTACCCCATTTCTTCCGGGCGACTCGCTGCTGTTTGCCGCTGGCGCCATTGCCGCCATGCCCGGGAATCCCATCGACGTAAACCTGCTGGTACCCATGCTGCTGCTTGCCGCCGTGCTGGGCGACAACACCAACTACTGGATTGGCCACTTTATTGGCGATCGGATTTACCACAAGGACTACAAGCTCATCAAGCGCAGCTATATCGATAAAACCCACTCGTTTTACGAGAAGCACGGGCGCATCACCCTTATTGTTGCCCGCTTTATGCCCATTATCCGCACCTTTGCGCCTTTTGTGGCGGGAGTTGGCCACATGAAGTACGTCCGCTTTTTCAGCTTTAGCCTTATCGGAAACGTGCTTTGGGTGTGCCTGTTTACCTATGCGGGTAACTTTTTTGGCAACATCCCGGTTATCAAGCAAAACTTTACGCTGGTGGTATTTGCCATCATCGGCATTTCGCTGGTTCCGCCGGTGTACACCTTTATCAAGGTAAAGTACTTTAGCCGCTAG